AACAAAAAAAATACCCTGCAATCTGCAGGGTATTTTTTTTGTTTCAACTTTACCTTATAAAAAAATATGAGCAAGTGATTGATGTGTTTTATTATGGTGTAGGAATCGTATTTAAAATTGTACTAATAATTTGGTCACTTGTAACTTCTTGTGCTTCAGCTTCATACGTTAACAATATTCTATGGCGTAAAATTGCAGGCGCTACTGCTTTAACATCATCGGGTATTACAAAGTGACGCTTTTTAATAAATGCATATGCTTTTGCAGTTTTATGAATTGCAAGGGTGGCGCGTGGGGAGGCTCCATATTGAATGAATGATGTAATATCATTAAGGCCATATTTTTGCGGCTCACGTGTTGCAAAAATGATATTGACGATATAGTCAACAATCTTTTCATCAACATAAACTTGTTTAACTAGCTCTTGCATTTCAAAAATATCTTGTTTAGAGAGTACATTTATAATTTGATTTACATCAAGTGAGCGGTGTAAGATTTCTTTTTCTGCTGTTTTATCTGGATACTTGATATGTAATTTAAACATAAAACGATCAAGTTGTGCTTCTGGTAGTTGATAGGTACCCTCTTGCTCGATTGGGTTTTGCGTTGCAAATACTAAAAATGGTTCATCAAGTTTATAACTATTAGATCCAATAGTTACTTGATGTTCTTGCATTGCTTCTAATAATGCCGATTGTACCTTTGCTGGTGAGCGATTAATTTCATCGGCTAATATTAAATTTGCAAAAATAGGTCCTTTTTTTGTTTCAAATTCTTGGGTTTTTGGATTATAAATTAAGGTTCCAATTACATCTGCGGGTAATAAATCTGGCGTAAACTGAATTCGATTAAACCTAAGCCCTAGTGCACGAGTTACTGATTTTATCATTGTCGTTTTTGCGACACCGGGTATACCTTCTAATAAAATATGTCCATTGCATAAAATTGCTATCACAATAAAATCAATAATATCGTGATTGCCGACAATAACTTTGCTGACTTCTTCGTTTAATCTATGAAACCTAATACTCTCTGCTTTTACCTGATCTATGATTGTTTGTCTGTTTTGTTCTGTTTGCATGTTATTTTCCTTTCTGATGCTTTCATTACTTTTTTAAAAAATTATTTTGTAATTTAAACATTTTATCAATGTTGTGATAGGCTGACAATCGGTTCGGCTTGTTAAAAATTTTGGAAGGGCTTTGTATGATTCTATCAGGAAAACAAATAAAAGAGCGTTTACACAAAGATATTATTATCGAGCCATTCAATGAACTACAACTTAATCCAAATAGTTATAATCTACGTTTACACAATGAGCTTGTGGTATATGAAGATCATATTCTTGATATGAAAAAAAATCATATGGTCAAGCGTATTGCAATACCAGAAGAAGGATTGATTATTGAGCCGGGTACATTATATTTAGGGCGTACAGTTGAGTATACAAAAACTGAAGGTTGTGTGCCTATGATTGAAGGCCGTTCTTCAATTGGCCGTCTTGGATTATTTATTCATATTACTGCAGGTTTTGGCGATGTTGGGTTTGCTGGTTTTTGGACATTAGAAATTTCTTGTATTCAGCCAATTCGCATTTATCCATTTGTAGCAATCTGTCAAATTTTTTATCACACCATTGAAGGTGCGTATACACATTATGTAAGTAATAAATATCAAAATAATCGTGGTATTCAGCCAAGTATGCTGTACAAAGATTTCTGATTATTCTTCTATCCACTGACAAAATTTATTTATAATCAGCTAGTTTTTTTCGCTAACCAAGGCCATATACAGTACCGTCTGCTGCTGGTGCAATCTGTCTTAAGCGTAAAAGCTGTCTTGAAGTACCATCATTATTTTTTAATTTCCATTTACTACCATACTACTTATAGGGAGTTCCATTATCTTTTGTGCCCCATATATTTTGTATATTTCCAATTTTAACATAAAATTTATAGCTATCAACGATATTTTGATTTCCAGCTCCTGTAATCTCTACCCACTTGGTATGCATAAAGCCGTTAAAAATAAAACTTATCCCTAATAAAGCCCACATTTTTTTCCTTTTTTTACCTTAAATTTAACAGTAGTAATTATATTCAGCTTGATTATATCTTTTTTTAGATCGGATAAATCAATATTTTAATACAATAAGAAGTAATATGTTCAAGGATTTTAAATTCGAAATCTCTTTTTATGAATAAGGTTTTTTGATTCTTTTTTTAAGAATCGTTGGACAAATTCGACTTTTGATATAGGATTTGTCCATATATACTCGATAGTATAAAGGAATCATATGATTAAGAGACAATTAGAAGCAGATATTATAAAGGGTGCTCAATATTTTTCAGTAATTGCTATACTTGGGCCGCGACAATCTGGTAAAACAACAACTGCTCAATCTGTATTTAAAAATCACGCCTATGTGTCGCTTGAAGATTTATATTTAAGAACTGCTGCAAAAAAAGACCCACGGACATTTTTATTGGCCAATGCAACAAAAAGTGGCATCATCATTGATGAATTTCAGCATGTGCCTGAATTACTTTCTTATATTCAAACAATTGTTGATGCACAACAAAAGCCTGGCTATTTTATTTTGACTGGTTCACAAAATTTTTTGATGAATGAGAAAATCAGCCAATCTTTGGCCGGCAGAGTTTCTATTCATATCTTGTTACCGCTTTCAACAAATGAACTTAAAAAGAGTAATATTGCATTGCCTGACATTGAACAGATGCTATATAATGGTTGTTATCCGGCATTGTATGCAAAAAATATACCGGCAGATTTGCTTTATAAAAACTATTTGCAGACATATATTGAACGTGATGTTCGCCAGCTTGCACAGGTAGGTGACCTGACAACTTTTCAAACTTTTATTTCTTTATGTGCTGCACGAGTTGGGCAGTTACTCAATATTTCTTCTCTGGGTAATGAATGCGGTGTGAGTGACTCAACAGTTAAACGATGGATTTCTGTACTCGAGGCTAGCTATGTGCTATTTTTACTTAGGCCATATCACAATAATTTTGGTAAACGACTGGTTAAAAGTCCAAAAATGTATTTTTATGATAGTGGTCTTATCTGCTATTTATTGCGTATAAAAAAAGAACAACTAGCGATACACCCTACTCGCGGTAATATTTTTGAATCATTTGTTATCTCAGATATGTTAAAGTGGTACCATAACCATGGCCAATTGCCGCTAGTTTATTTTTGGCGCGACAAAGCAGGGCATGAGATTGATTGTTTGCTCCAGGATGGTAACAGATTAGTTCCCATTGAAATAAAATCGAGTAGGACACCAAACAATCGATTTTTTGAAAATATTGAATATTGGCAGAAGTTAACGAATAATAAAGAAAAAAATTTTGTTGTATATGCTGGTGATACTACACAAGCACTTTCACATAGCGATATTATTAGCTGGCAAAATATGCAGAAAATTTTCGAGTAGTTTTTGTTAAAATTTATCTTTGGTGTGTACGATTTCGTTTTGAATTGGGCCTTCTGGCAAACCACGGATAAATTGGTGAATATATGGATTTGTTTCTTCCCAAATAGTTTTAGCCGATCCGAAATATTTTATTTTTCCTTCGTGCAGTAATGCAACATTGTCGGCAAATTTGAAAAAATTTACATCATGAGTAATAACAACTGAAGTAACTTGTAATTGCTGTTGCATATCAAACATCAATTCTTGAATCACACGAGATGTAATGGGATCAAGCCCTGTTGTAGGTTCATCGTATAAAATAATTTTTGGATTTGTGACTAGTGTACGTGCAAGGCCTACGCGCTTTTTCATACCGCCAGAAAGTTCTGATGGATATTTATATAATGTGTCTTTTTCTAAATTAACAAGTTTGAGTTTTTCTTTAACGATTGGTAATACATCTTTTTTTTTCATACCATTTTCTAATAATGTAATACCAATATTTTCAAATGTATTGAGTGAATCGAGCAGCGCTGCAAATTGAAATACATAGCCAAATTTTTTAAACTGTTGATTTAGTTCTCGTTGCGTTAGTTGTGTAATATCAACGCCATCTACAATAACTTGACCTGATGTTGGCTTCATGAGCCCTATAACCTGTTTGAGTAAAACTGATTTGCCTTCGCCAGATCTTCCAATAATACAAGTCATTTGCCCTTCAGGGATATCAAGCGTGACACCCTTAGTTACTAACTTGTTGCCAAACTGTTTTTTTAAATTGATAATTTTGATCATAGCTGTTCCAAAAATTTAGTTAAGAAATAGTTAGTAATCAAAATTAAAATAGAACTAACAACCACACTTTGTGTAGTAGAGATTCCAACACCGCGTGCACCACCATGTGTATGATAACCTTTATATGAACCGACCCAGCTTAAAATTAAGCCAAATGCTCCGGCTTTTATTAAACCGCCGCGAATATCGGCAAGCTCAACGTATGTGCGCATGTTACTCATATAATCTTCAGCACTTAATTGCAAAACATGTACGCAAATAACATATCCGCCAATAATACCGCACAACATAGCAAATAATGTTAGAAATGGCATGATGATTGTACCTGCCAAAATACGTGGTACAACTAAATACTGAAAAGTATTTATTCGTAAAGTACGTAACGCATCAATTTGCTCTGTTATTCTCATGGTGCCTAATTCTGCAGCAATCGCAGAGCATGCGCGGCCGGTGACCATTAAACCGGTTAACACCGGTCCTAATTCTCGAATCATACCAAGGGCAACAACGGCACCAATAAATTGTTCGCCACCAACACGTTGAAATCCAATATAGCTTTGCAATGCAAATACCATACCAGAGAATGAACCGGTCAACACAACGATATTAAACGAGTTTACTCCTATTCGCTCCATTTGCTGGAATGTTTTATGAATTTTTAGTTTGGTTGTAAGTAGTGTGCGAACTGTGTTGAAGAGGAAAATAAAAAAACTTCCAGTGTGTTCACAAATATCGAGTGTATATCTACCGATCGCATCTAAAAAATTTGTGACATAATTGGCCAATAACATATAATAAGCTTTCTTAATAAGGTATTACCTGGTGTTGAGCATTGCGTTATTTGTTTTTTTTGTCAATGTATCGACGATTATTGATCTTTTTCTTTGGTTAAACAGTTTTTGCTCAATCTATGTAGGTCAGATACCGCAGTAGATATGATAGTAAGACAGGTGCAATAATAGAAAAGCGAACCAATGATGATTCGCTTTTTTTATAAAACAATTTTTATAATTTAAAATTACTTAGTTGCAGATGCTGGTATTCCCGGCTGAGGTGCGGGCATTTGTTGTATTGGTCGTGCACGAGTAACATAACGATAAGAATCGCGTTGCGCCGAACGCATAAGTGCTAAAATCAATGAACCGCTCATAAAAATAACAACCAAAACCCACGTAATTTTTTGTAATAAATCTTGGCCACCAGAGCCACCAAAAAGCATTTGCGCTTGCCCACCCATGCCTCCTAGGCCCATACCGCCTTTACTTTGTTGAATTAATACTACCGAAATAAGTAAAAAACAGACAACAATAAATCCCGTTACTAAAAATCCGTATAACATAAAAATCTCCAAAAAATGGTATCTAGAGCAAATATTTTACATTTTATGATACTACTATATTTTGAAATTTTTGGAAATCCAAACTTGCCCCACCAATTAAAAATCCATCTAAGCATGTAATTTTTTTAAGATCTTGAGCATTATTGTCGTTAACACTGCCACCATATAATAGTTTATATCCATCGCTGCAAAGTACTTTTGAGCAGTATGTTTGCAGCCAAGTAAAAATATTTTGCAGGTAGTCTGACTTTGCTGCAATGCCAGTGCCGATTGCCCACAGTGGTTCATAAGCGATATATATTTTTTTGTTTTTAGCTGAATTAAAAATAGCGAGTAGCTGTTTTTGCAAAATATT
The DNA window shown above is from Candidatus Dependentiae bacterium and carries:
- a CDS encoding MoxR family ATPase, which gives rise to MQTEQNRQTIIDQVKAESIRFHRLNEEVSKVIVGNHDIIDFIVIAILCNGHILLEGIPGVAKTTMIKSVTRALGLRFNRIQFTPDLLPADVIGTLIYNPKTQEFETKKGPIFANLILADEINRSPAKVQSALLEAMQEHQVTIGSNSYKLDEPFLVFATQNPIEQEGTYQLPEAQLDRFMFKLHIKYPDKTAEKEILHRSLDVNQIINVLSKQDIFEMQELVKQVYVDEKIVDYIVNIIFATREPQKYGLNDITSFIQYGASPRATLAIHKTAKAYAFIKKRHFVIPDDVKAVAPAILRHRILLTYEAEAQEVTSDQIISTILNTIPTP
- a CDS encoding dCTP deaminase, producing MILSGKQIKERLHKDIIIEPFNELQLNPNSYNLRLHNELVVYEDHILDMKKNHMVKRIAIPEEGLIIEPGTLYLGRTVEYTKTEGCVPMIEGRSSIGRLGLFIHITAGFGDVGFAGFWTLEISCIQPIRIYPFVAICQIFYHTIEGAYTHYVSNKYQNNRGIQPSMLYKDF
- a CDS encoding ATP-binding protein; this encodes MIKRQLEADIIKGAQYFSVIAILGPRQSGKTTTAQSVFKNHAYVSLEDLYLRTAAKKDPRTFLLANATKSGIIIDEFQHVPELLSYIQTIVDAQQKPGYFILTGSQNFLMNEKISQSLAGRVSIHILLPLSTNELKKSNIALPDIEQMLYNGCYPALYAKNIPADLLYKNYLQTYIERDVRQLAQVGDLTTFQTFISLCAARVGQLLNISSLGNECGVSDSTVKRWISVLEASYVLFLLRPYHNNFGKRLVKSPKMYFYDSGLICYLLRIKKEQLAIHPTRGNIFESFVISDMLKWYHNHGQLPLVYFWRDKAGHEIDCLLQDGNRLVPIEIKSSRTPNNRFFENIEYWQKLTNNKEKNFVVYAGDTTQALSHSDIISWQNMQKIFE
- a CDS encoding ATP-binding cassette domain-containing protein, producing MIKIINLKKQFGNKLVTKGVTLDIPEGQMTCIIGRSGEGKSVLLKQVIGLMKPTSGQVIVDGVDITQLTQRELNQQFKKFGYVFQFAALLDSLNTFENIGITLLENGMKKKDVLPIVKEKLKLVNLEKDTLYKYPSELSGGMKKRVGLARTLVTNPKIILYDEPTTGLDPITSRVIQELMFDMQQQLQVTSVVITHDVNFFKFADNVALLHEGKIKYFGSAKTIWEETNPYIHQFIRGLPEGPIQNEIVHTKDKF
- a CDS encoding ABC transporter permease — translated: MLLANYVTNFLDAIGRYTLDICEHTGSFFIFLFNTVRTLLTTKLKIHKTFQQMERIGVNSFNIVVLTGSFSGMVFALQSYIGFQRVGGEQFIGAVVALGMIRELGPVLTGLMVTGRACSAIAAELGTMRITEQIDALRTLRINTFQYLVVPRILAGTIIMPFLTLFAMLCGIIGGYVICVHVLQLSAEDYMSNMRTYVELADIRGGLIKAGAFGLILSWVGSYKGYHTHGGARGVGISTTQSVVVSSILILITNYFLTKFLEQL
- the secG gene encoding preprotein translocase subunit SecG, producing MLYGFLVTGFIVVCFLLISVVLIQQSKGGMGLGGMGGQAQMLFGGSGGQDLLQKITWVLVVIFMSGSLILALMRSAQRDSYRYVTRARPIQQMPAPQPGIPASATK